The stretch of DNA TATAATAAATGCATGTTACAAAAATATTGTAATGTCAATAAGACATAATAAACATAAAATATGTAGCTTTCAATTTCACCCAGAATCAATCTTAACTATTCATGGAAATATATTATTAAAAAACACTATTAAATGGCTTTCAGAATAGTGCATTTTATTAATTATATATTTCATATAAACAATTTTTAAAAAATTTTATATATGCATGTGGTTTTTTTTTTAAATATTTTTATTCTTTATATTTTTTGTTACATGCATGCATCTAATTTTTTAATTAATTTTAAGAAGAATTTTATGTCAAATATTTTTATATTAGATAATTTAGACTCTTTAACATATAACATAGCTGAAGAACTTAGAGTATATGGTCATAACGTTCATATACATAGAAATGATAGCCGTGAAGAAGAAATATATAATTTAATAATGAATATTAAAGATCCAATATTATTACTTTCACCAGGACCCGGAATACCCTTAAAAGCTGGGTGTATGATGAAAATTATAAAAAAATTTTCAAAAAAAATTCCTATATTAGGTATATGTTTAGGTCATCAAGCTATAATAGAGTATTTTAATGGCACAATTAAAAAATCAAAAAGTATTTTACATGGAAGATCATCTTTAATATTTCATGACAATAAATTTATGTATAAAAATATATCTAATCCATTAAAAGTCTCTAGATATCATTCTTGGATATGTGACAAGATTCCTAAAAGTTTTATAATAAATGCATGTTACAAAAATATTGTAATGTCAATAAGACATAATAAACATAAAATATGTAGCTTTCAATTTCACCCAGAATCAATCTTAACTATTCATGGAAATATATTATTAAAAAACACTATTAAATGGCTTTCAGAATAGTGCATTTTATTAATTATATATTTCATATAAACAATTTTTAAAAAATTTTATATATGCATGTGGTTTTTTTTTTAAATATTTTTATTCTTTATATTTTTTGTTACATGCATGCATCTAATTTTTTAATTAATTTTAAGAAGAATTTTATGTCAAATATTTTTATATTAGATAATTTAGACTCTTTAACATATAACATAGCTGAAGAACTTAGAGTATATGGTCATAACGTTCATATACATAGAAATGATAGCCGTGAAGAAGAAATATATAATTTAATAATGAATATTAAAGATCCAATATTATTACTTTCACCAGGACCCGGAATACCCTTAAAAGCTGGGTGTATGATGAAAATTATAAAAAAATTTTCAAAAAAAATTCCTATATTAGGTATATGTTTAGGTCATCAAGCTATAATAGAGTATTTTAATGGCACAATTAAAAAATCAAAAAGTATTTTACATGGAAGATCATCTTTAATATTTCATGACAATAAATTTATGTATAAAAATATATCTAATCCATTAAAAGTCTCTAGATATCATTCTTGGATATGTGACAAGATTCCTAAAAGTTTTATAATAAATGCATGTTACAAAAATATTGTAATGTCAATAAGACATAATAAACATAAAATATGTAGCTTTCAATTTCACCCAGAATCAATCTTAACTATTCATGGAAATATATTATTAAAAAACACTATTAAATGGCTTTCAGAATAGTGCATTTTATTAATTATATATTTCATATAAACAATTTTTAAAAAATTTTATATATGCATGTGGTTTTTTTTTTAAATATTTTTATTCTTTATATTTTTTGTTACATGCATGCATCTAATTTTTTAATTAATTTTAAGAAGAATTTTATGTCAAATATTTTTATATTAGATAATTTAGACTCTTTAACATATAACATAGCTGAAGAACTTAGAGTATATGGTCATAACGTTCATATACATAGAAATGATAGCCG from Buchnera aphidicola (Ceratoglyphina bambusae) encodes:
- a CDS encoding glutamine amidotransferase-related protein yields the protein MSNIFILDNLDSLTYNIAEELRVYGHNVHIHRNDSREEEIYNLIMNIKDPILLLSPGPGIPLKAGCMMKIIKKFSKKIPILGICLGHQAIIEYFNGTIKKSKSILHGRSSLIFHDNKFMYKNISNPLKVSRYHSWICDKIPKSFIINACYKNIVMSIRHNKHKICSFQFHPESILTIHGNILLKNTIKWLSE